One window from the genome of Cucumis melo cultivar AY chromosome 12, USDA_Cmelo_AY_1.0, whole genome shotgun sequence encodes:
- the LOC103486231 gene encoding putative serine/threonine-protein kinase — MSCTCFGSSTLEKKRISIRADKELDIDLPENVKQISFNELRSASDDFHSSNRIGRGGFGTVYKGTLRNGVQVAIKKLSIESKQGAREFLTEIKTISNIRHPNLVELIGCCSQKANRILVYEYLENNSLDHALLDPKKTSVHLDWGKRSSICIGTARGLQFLHEEAVPHIVHRDIKASNILLDKDFNPKIGDFGLAKLFPDDITHISTRIAGTTGYLAPEYALGGQLTLKADVYSFGVLILEIVSGKRSSTVFGVEISVLLLGRVWELYEEGKLLDIVDPRLGDYPQEEVLRYMKVALFCTQAAANRRPAMSQVIDMLTKNIKLNEKLLTAPGFYGGLGTSDIPSVSKKTSNASTSNEMSFAGISITKITPR; from the exons ATGAGTTGCACCTGCTTCGGTTCCTCTACTTTGGAGAAGAAACGAATCTCTATACGTGCTGATAAGGAATTGGACA TCGACTTGCCTGAGAATGTAAAACAAATCTCCTTCAATGAACTAAGATCTGCTTCGGACGATTTCCATTCGAGCAATAGAATTGGACGAGGAGGTTTTGGAACTGTTTACAAg GGCACATTAAGGAATGGCGTACAGGTTGCGATAAAGAAACTCTCTATAGAGTCTAAGCAAGGCGCTCGCGAATTTTTGACTGAGATCAAAACCATTTCAAATATTAGGCATCCTAACCTTGTTGAGTTGATTGGATGCTGTTCTCAAAAAGCTAACCGGATCTTGGTATATGAATATCTGGAAAACAACAGTCTCGACCATGCTTTGTTAG ATCCTAAAAAAACAAGCGTCCACCTGGATTGGGGGAAGAGGTCCTCTATTTGCATTGGTACTGCTAGGGGTCTTCAATTTCTTCACGAGGAAGCCGTTCCACATATTGTGCATAGAGACATCAAGGCTAGTAATATACTCCTTGATAAAGACTTCAACCCGAAAATTGGTGACTTTGGATTAGCCAAACTTTTCCCAGATGATATTACTCACATTAGCACAAGAATTGCAGGAACAAC TGGTTATTTGGCTCCAGAGTATGCATTGGGAGGTCAACTAACTCTGAAGGCTGATGTGTATAGCTTTGGAGTCCTCATCCTTGAAATTGTTAGTGGTAAACGTAGCAGTACAGTTTTTGGGGTAGAAATATCAGTACTCTTGCTGGGAAGG GTGTGGGAGTTATACGAAGAAGGAAAACTCTTGGATATAGTGGATCCCAGACTAGGAGATTACCCTCAGGAAGAAGTGCTTAGGTACATGAAAGTGGCTCTTTTTTGCACACAAGCAGCTGCAAATCGACGGCCAGCAATGAGCCAAGTCATTGACATGCTCACAAAGAATATCAAGCTGAATGAGAAGCTACTTACTGCCCCGGGGTTCTACGGAGGCTTGGGGACTAGTGACATTCCTTCAGTGAGCAAGAAGACCTCGAACGCTTCCACTAGCAACGAGATGAGCTTTGCAGGCATCTCCATAACTAAAATCACTCCCAGATGA